AACTATTGTCTCAAGAAGCCCTTAATCTAAGATGATTTATATTCCTTGACTCTTACTTTGCAGTGTTACTGCAAGTAGGCTTACTATACAAAATATTGAATGTGAGAATAATTCCTATTTAGCTGTTCAAAATATTAAATGCAGCGACACTTGCTGGTCCATTTACATTGTCTGTTCCTCAAGAATCACTGACTTGCTAACAGTCTATTTTGTTGGCCTGCGCTCCCTGAATTTTTGATACGGATGACTTTTGTCAAATTTCTACCACTTTGACAAAGGTGTTTTTCTTTgtggtttatttttatttttagatggatacTCCTATTATTTCTTCATTTAAGGCTCTTAACTCATGCAATATGTTTGCACATGATTGCCAGATATGGGTGAAGACGCCTGAAGTTCTAGCTCGTGATCGTCTTCTGGGTTCATTTTCTGTAAGAAAAAACTTACAAATAGAGTCCATATATTTGCGATGATCTATTCTTTTCATTTCGAGCAGAATCTAGTGATTGCTTCTTTTATTCATTGTCTCAATTTCCTCAGTTCCATGTGGTTTTCTGATTTTCGCTCATCTGCAGGTGAAACCTGTATTAAGCAGAGTCAAGCTTACTTTGGTTGGTCTGGCGGTCTCTTTATTTGTGTGCGCCCTGATTTTTGTTAACATCGAGTACCACCCAGCGTCTGCACCTGGAGATTCTGGGGGACAAGCACGGGCTATACCTGGGGCATACAACGAGGAATCAGCGAGGTCATTTGAACCAGATGCATTCTGTGGTGAATCTGATTTGTCACTGACCTTATGAATCATTGAGaagtaaaaggaaaaaaaaatgcacTGACTAAATTGACCACGCATGGGCATATTCATTTATGTACAAAGAGCAAGGAAAAAATTTCCATCCCTTATGTCTTTTATCAATGTTTCTATGTTTTATAAAAGTGTACAGTGTGTAAAGATATTGACAGTTATACAAATTCAGGTGATACCTTATTAATTACTCTAGTGGCGTTTGGTACACTGATATAGGAATGGGAAATTGGCTCATTCTCAAATATGTTTGATTGATGGAAAGGAGGACTAAGAATTTGGAATGAACTTAGGTATTGATGGAACCTATCTCCTTCCTTGAGTGTCATCAtatctaaaaaattaaatatcgtCTAAATTATTTTAGATGAAAatgtttttaatatatttttattcaattttttttatatcactttctctcttttTGTACTTTTTAATCATATTTTCATTTAATTCattctcttatcatattttctttctcatcatatttttttttctcctcattcttttattataatttctctcttctcattttcttttatcacactttctctatctttttctctctcatcacgtaTTCTTTTTCATCACACATTTTCtcttcattctatcatcacactttctctctccttatttcctaacattttctttctcatcacgtattctctcccatcacacattctctcctcatttttttttaacactttctctctcttcattttctctcatcacaattCCTCTTCATCCTCTTTCACCATACTTGTTCTCttttcaatctctcccatcacactcctCACTTTCTCTTATCACGCTTACTCTCtaattattctctctcatcatgctttctctcttcTTAATCTCACCTATCACACTCCTCACTTTCTCTTATCATACttactctctcattattttcttttatcaTGCTTTCTCTTCCCTCACActatctctcctcattttctttcatcatattttcccTGTCTTTGTCCTCACAGGTTTAGCTGAGTTGGTAAGTGACAGGTTGATTGCCACATAAGATTTTGGGATCGAATCTTAGGGTTAATGGGGCATAAATCCTTACAATCTGTGTAAACTCACCCCACTTGCCACTTGCCTTCTCAGCCACCACGATTTACCTCCACCGTGTTGATCCTGGAACGAGCTGGCGAGGGCGAAGGAAGCGAGTGTATTCACTTTtatgtggcaaaagacgaatacactctcatcgcactttctccttaatctttctcatcacattttttcTCTCCTCATTCTTACTCATCACAAattctctatttttttctcttatatttttcttacacATCTAATTTTTATCTTATTTTCCTCTTAAGGGTAAAAACAAATTTTTGATTCATTctaacaaaatattatttaaaaaaatgatattcatgctcatactcattcctatttcctattCTACAATACTATCAatctcattcccattccgatttGTCACCTCAATCTCTCAATCTATTGTATAGATATTGAGAAAACCAAATGATGCCAACACTATGACATTGATTACTCAAAACGATCCATTAGAGCACCCCCAATGTCTTTGTTTGCTTGCATTTTATTGCCACCAGCTCAAAAGTTCAAAAGTTCATCCTTGAATATCACAAAATGCTCAGCCGAAACGAGAGAAAAAACAAAGGCGCAAGCAAACACCAGCGCAATACAACAGGAATGGTTACAGTGCCCCATACAACATACAAGCACTTGTCTGACTCTAACGCTATCGGACTCTTCCATTAGTTCACAAGTTGGCCATGGTTTTTCCCCCCTTGTTCTTTTAGGTCATGTACCTGTGTTTGGATGAAACTCCTTTCTTTCACAAATCCATGTCATCCATCCTTGGAATGCGGCTGACTGGTCGACCACTTCTCCCATCAGGAAGCTCAACAACTGCTGCTTCAGTTGTTGTCAACAAGACGGAAACACTGCCATCAAAGTTGCCAAGTCAGGTACGTTTCAAGACACTGCTTGATGATCAGCACATCAGGTATACAAATGGATTCTTTTTACCTGGCAGCGTCAACTAATGCAGTTCTAATGACCTTTAGGGGATCAACGATTCCAGCCTCTACCATGTCAACGTATTCACCTGCAGCAGCAAGCAAGACAAACATCTTACTATAATTTTTAAGAACAGAACACACAGAAAAGGAACATTAGCTGGTAATTAAGGTCACTTGGGATGGACGCATTCAGTTTTACAACCTTTTCCAAACTTCTATAGGCTATAGGGGTATACTTTCTTGATGGTAATTAATAATTAATGCAAGAAGCTTTACAGGTACGTTTGTAACCTCAAAACCATCAACAAATGAATCTCAGAATGACAGGATAATGAAATGAATATTTACAAATTCCATTTTGATATCTAGGATTAGAACTAAACAGCCAATCCAGGGCCGAAGGTATAAAAACATCCTTCCAACCAGTAATACAGACAAGGATGAAAGCAACACCATATATGCAACAAATTTGGTGTCTGAAAAATAGAGAAATCAATTGGAGAATAGACCAATCAGTCTATTGATACGAGATACCATGAAAATTTGGTGTCTACCTCAGTGCAGCATTTAACCTAGACAATATACCAATTTGAAGATCGAAACCTAAAGAATTTGAAGATAGCAAAAGATGGATAGAGTAATAGAtgtacaaggtttctttatcacaTTTCTAAGTTATAGAAGAAAATAAATAGATACTTTTAAAAgcaaattttgattaaaaaagtGTCTCATATTATCGCCAATGATTCTAGGTAGTATTAAGTATTTACCAAATAACAGAGCTAAAAGGTACTATAACACAAACCTGTAGCAGCATTATATCCTAAATTCAGATTCTCTTGTTCAAGCAATTTGCCAACAATTAATGCACCATCAACACCAGCATTTTCAGCAATAGTCAAAGTAGGTGCCTACAAACAACCAAGCCCAGATAGTGAAATATGTCACCGGTTACACTACAGTGTGACACACAAATCATACGGGTAAGGACCTTTAGAGCATTTTTAATGATCTGAACTCCAATTTTCTCGTCATCATTGGATGTTTGAATCTTATCAAGCTCCTTTGCAGCATACAAGAGAGCAACCCCACCACCTATGGACACAAATCAGGTAAGACCATCATAACAAGGGCATGTTTTCCCACAAGGGCAATGTTACCTGGTAAAACTCCCTCTTCCACAGCTGCCCTTGCAGCGTTTAGAGCATCTTTAACCCTGTCCTTTTTCTCACCAACTTCAGCCTCGCTTGCTCCACCAATCTACAAATTGATGAGCATGAAGTGGTGTTCAAAAATGGAACAAAACTACTATAAATTTCATCAAACAGACCTTAAGAATGGCTACTCCTCCAGAGAGCTTTGACAAACGTTCTTGTGCTTTTTCCTTATCAAACAAAGCTGCACTTTTCTCGATTGCTGTTCTAAGCTGTAGAAACGTACAAGAACAGTCTTAAATATTCAGTCACAACTAATCCTAAGCTACACTTGTAGGTTACAAGAGAATATTTTGGTTACATGAAAAAGTTTAGTTAGTGGGCATAAAGAAATCAAGCAATTATTCTAGTGAAACTAATGCAATAAGAAAATGCAACCTACACCAGCCTACTTGAGATGTGACTGGATAAGGAATCCAAAATGATGGCCAGATATTCTTTAACAGTTTTACaatattagaagaaaaaaaatcattaccGTTGCACATCTTTCTTCAATCAGTTTTTTGTCACCTCCACCATGTAGAATAATAGTATCATCAAGAGAGATAGTTACCTAAAAGAGTTAAAAAATTAGTTTTATCTGTAGACAGTATTTCACGCAAATCATTACAAACCTTTTTAGCTGTACCAAGTTTTTCTAGTTTGACTTTGCTAAGGTTCAGACCACGATCCTCTGTAATTACCTGCAAGTTTAGATACTAAAATAAGGCAATGCACTCAGCACCAGTgtacagaatttttttttttttgaaaaactaggaATCTATTATAGTGATCATGTAATTTGGAAACCAAGAGAAACATGTAACCTCCCCTCCTGTAAGTATGGCAAGATCCTCCAAATTGGCACGTCTATTTTCACCAAAACCAGGGGCCTTAATAGCACAAACCTAAAATTTAGGAGGCTAATAGTTTATAATAGAGAAGCTTCgaataatagtaaaataattCCAACTTGCAACACAAGGTCAAGTAGTGTAACACAGAATGTATTGCCAACAAAAAAAAGGATGTAAGAACTGTTGGACAAGAGAGTAAAGTGTGGTGTGCATGTTTATTTTGGttgatttgaattattattaCCTTAAGACCAGCCCGGCGCTTATTCAGCAACAGCATAGCTAGAGCATCATCTACAACATCCTCActaacaattagaagtgatcttTTTGTCTAAAATACACATAAAAGCAAGCATCTTAGTTTGCTTAGCTAGGATTTTTCTTATGCAatcatttgacaaattaataaggGGAATCATAGTAGTATTACCTTCAAAGCAATCTCCAATACTGGTAAAAGAGAATTCATGTCTGAAATCTTCTTATCGTGAATAAGAATCAGTGAATTTTCTAGCTCCTGGAAACATTATCTTCATGCGAAAATTAGTAAAGAACAAGTAATGCAACTTCTAATTTACTAACTCACAACCAATTCACTTCCAAAATGATATTACAGAAATCAAAAGTTGACAGTAATATTGGCAGTGGAGTACATTTGCTCTGTGAAATGATACCAAACATGAGTCTAAAAAAAAGTATATTTAAGACTGACAACATAAGATTTCTGAATCACATGGGTAGACTAGTCAATCTGAGAAATGTAATCATATTGTTAAGTTTGCCAAACTTCTTCCTCCATTAAGAGTATCTTACTTGAAGATTCAAGGCAAGCACTTCATTTATGCAAATTCTTGAATGGAGCTGTACTGGTCATGTTTTACCACAATAGAAATATATCTTAGCAGAAATGAAGGATCTCAAAGCACTCACACATTTTTGGGTCATTACATCCGTAATGAAATATGGTGATATGTAACCCCTTCCAAGTTTCATTCCTTCCACCACCTCCATCTCATTTTCTAATGTATTTCCAACCTTGCAGCAAGAAACACCAGAAGTTCTGAgcattttgattaagtttaaactGTGAAGTATGTTTATGTTTCAATTTAACAGGTACTCACAGAGACAGTGATGACTCCATCTTTTCCAACTTTGTCCATCGCTCTAGCAATCAATTCACCAATTTCTCGTTCACTATTTGCAGAAATGGTAGCAACCTATTACGTGCGTTAAATTAGACTAGCAAAAACAATAGGCATGTGGATGTCAAAAGATAATTGAAAAACATGAAGCATCAAATAGCAGTATGCAATCTAAGAACTGAAACTGATGATACTAGAGAAAACTTTTAAGAATGTACTTCATGGATATTTATCTTGGTAGTAATATTATAGTTAAACAGTAGGCAAACAAAATTCATTAGGCAGGCTAAAACAAgataattcattaaaaaaatatgaacTATCATTTATGAGAATGTAAAATAATCAATATGACAGCAAAGAATCTATCATGAGAAAGCTATTCACCTGAGTAATTTCTTCTGAACTACTAATCATCCAGACTTGTTTTCTCAAATGAGAAATAACAGCATCAACTGCTATATTAATGCCACGACGCAAGTCCATGACATTAACCCCTGCTGCCACTGATTTGCAACCTTCAACTAGTATTGCTTGAGTTAGAACAGTCGCACAAGTTGTACCTGTTGTCAGTCAAACTTGGAATTTAATGCTGTTTGTTATATTCCCATCTCAGTGCATGCTTTAGAAGCTAAACCATGAACATGATTCATTATAAAGTACAAATCACTTCATAGCTGAATACAAAGAAATAGCCTCAAAACTTGGACAGGTTTAGTCCACAAGCTAATGCATATATTGAAAAACAATGTATCAGATATGACAACAAGTGATAACATCATGTTCACCACATTAAAAGCTCCTGCAAATGAACAAAGTAGTCTAATATGAAGAGAAATGTCAATGAAATCATTGAAGTTTGTCAAAGTTACACAGCTAGAATAAACTTTAAAGGTTATTTTTTCTTGAAAGTTTCCCAAATGGTTGAGTCAGATCCTAGTTATATTCTTCATTTTAAGTATAATTTTGAGAATATATTCCATGAAAAGAGATGCCAACATTTGTGTATTCACTTCAAAAGATAATATTTCTCATCACTTAGAATCAACTTCAAATGATTGCCCATGGTTAATTGGGCAATAATGAAGACAAATAGAGGATTAACAACAAAAAGAGAATAAGATTAAAATGCAGAATcttagaaatatatatatatccaacatTACCATCTCCTGCAGCAGAGTTAGTGGCCTTAGCAACTTGCTTCACAAGATCTGCACCAACATTTTTAAATCTCTCCTTAAATTCAATACTTTTGGCAACGGTTACCCCATCTTTTGTAACTTTCACATCTCCTCGATTTTTCTCAATAATCACAGTCCGACCCTGCACAAGACAAGCTGATCTGAATACCACATAACACATCACTACTTGCATTAGCTTTACAGGCTAGTGGAATGATTGTTAGGTGAAGTTATGCTATATTAGAAACTAGAAAGATGTAGCAAACAAGCATCCATCCCAATTTGATTTACTATTTAATAATTCATCGGCTATATGTCTTCGACATAACTAATACCCAATCCACCTCACAAACCATAAATTTAAACACAGTGAAGGAGACATGCAAGCAATCAGAACATACTTAAGAAGGAATTGCTATACTCTTGTTATGAAACTGAAAATTATGAATTCTATGAAAAGAACAAGAACTATATCAACCTCAACAAACTTTCCCTTTATCCTGTAATCCCTAGATTCCACCAAATCAGTATCTATTTGGGGCAATTAATGTTGTTGGAATTTGTCATTGTCAATCCAACTAGCACCGGTTGGACAACGAACTTGTCGACTAGCCGGTGGATCAGTTTGATGGAGTCATCGGTATGACGGCATAGGTCACGACTAGTTGGTCAATGCACCCTTTTGGATTAGTCAATGCACCCATTCAGGTTTGTCAACACACCCATTCAGGCATACTTGTCCCTGACTTAATGTCATCGGTCATTAAATCATTCATGATACTGACACACCCTCTCAACTAAATGATACAGTTGAGGCAAGAGCTGAACCATTTCTATTTAAGTCAACATTGTCATACTCAAATGCTTACGACATCCACCAAATGTACCAAGTTCAAGCAGCGAGGCATCCACTCAAGTTCAAGTGACCAAGGTACACTCACCTAATGTTGCCTGTTTGGTGCGTGTTAGGCACATGCCCTTGGCGCTGCCCCTACAGTGTGCATGAGGTGT
The genomic region above belongs to Zingiber officinale cultivar Zhangliang chromosome 11A, Zo_v1.1, whole genome shotgun sequence and contains:
- the LOC122031743 gene encoding chaperonin CPN60-like 2, mitochondrial → MYRAAAAVASSALRRSSSWKQIGNGGGIVFARSYAAKDINFGAGARAAMLQGVSELAEAVKVTMGPKGRTVIIEKNRGDVKVTKDGVTVAKSIEFKERFKNVGADLVKQVAKATNSAAGDGTTCATVLTQAILVEGCKSVAAGVNVMDLRRGINIAVDAVISHLRKQVWMISSSEEITQVATISANSEREIGELIARAMDKVGKDGVITVSVGNTLENEMEVVEGMKLGRGYISPYFITDVMTQKCELENSLILIHDKKISDMNSLLPVLEIALKTKRSLLIVSEDVVDDALAMLLLNKRRAGLKVCAIKAPGFGENRRANLEDLAILTGGEVITEDRGLNLSKVKLEKLGTAKKVTISLDDTIILHGGGDKKLIEERCATLRTAIEKSAALFDKEKAQERLSKLSGGVAILKIGGASEAEVGEKKDRVKDALNAARAAVEEGVLPGGGVALLYAAKELDKIQTSNDDEKIGVQIIKNALKAPTLTIAENAGVDGALIVGKLLEQENLNLGYNAATGEYVDMVEAGIVDPLKVIRTALVDAASVSVLLTTTEAAVVELPDGRSGRPVSRIPRMDDMDL